The Peribacillus simplex genome contains a region encoding:
- a CDS encoding DUF2922 domain-containing protein: MAKVLELIFVTEEGKSATISVDNPKEPVEVNTVKLAMEKIIAGNVFVTSSGDFVDLKAARLVERNVEEVELI; the protein is encoded by the coding sequence TTGGCTAAAGTACTGGAATTGATTTTCGTTACGGAGGAAGGAAAGTCAGCGACGATTTCCGTTGATAATCCGAAGGAGCCGGTCGAGGTAAATACGGTTAAACTGGCAATGGAAAAAATCATTGCGGGGAACGTGTTCGTTACATCTTCCGGGGATTTCGTCGATTTGAAGGCGGCACGCCTTGTCGAGCGGAATGTCGAGGAAGTGGAACTTATCTGA
- a CDS encoding YvrJ family protein, translated as MDQILPFVSDIGFPIIVTLYLLHRIEKKLDTLNETIVELPDRLREGIPKSG; from the coding sequence ATGGATCAAATCCTGCCATTTGTCAGTGATATTGGGTTCCCGATCATTGTTACCCTCTATTTGCTTCATAGGATTGAAAAGAAATTGGATACTTTGAATGAAACCATTGTAGAGCTGCCAGATCGCCTGCGAGAAGGGATTCCCAAGTCAGGTTAA
- a CDS encoding DUF1659 domain-containing protein: MASQIPVSSTLRIDFETGLNEKGALVFKRRAFSNIKVEATADQLFSSAVAIASVQNHPMGEVTRVDAYSLIG, encoded by the coding sequence ATGGCAAGTCAGATTCCAGTATCAAGTACGTTGCGGATCGATTTTGAGACGGGGTTAAATGAAAAAGGGGCTCTCGTTTTCAAGCGGAGGGCATTTTCGAACATCAAGGTCGAGGCGACAGCGGATCAACTGTTTTCATCAGCTGTTGCAATCGCAAGTGTGCAGAATCATCCAATGGGTGAAGTGACCCGGGTGGATGCGTATTCATTGATTGGCTAA